Proteins found in one Candidatus Methanosuratincola sp. genomic segment:
- a CDS encoding glucose-6-phosphate isomerase family protein, with protein MKPIVYPFGKLELGEDLTLVLNGNPLKGEARLLRDLKPVLRNPEFVTDRNSDKVLYMMYRSVVVDQTHSKTFGMHSVRFDITVMDSCLLDKELNKTVGHVHPEAMPGLSYPELYQVLHGRALYLLQRLEGRGGGVSDFLVVEAGPGDAVLIPPNYGHVTVNAGESPLVMANLVSTRFSSDYGPYIELRGASYYVLEGGVLEPNPKYPDPPKPARSDTKYPVSKDIYTDFMSCPKSYSFLNHPDRIGVRYCNRQ; from the coding sequence ATGAAGCCTATCGTTTATCCATTCGGCAAGCTTGAGTTGGGCGAGGATTTGACTCTAGTCCTGAACGGAAACCCGCTCAAGGGAGAGGCAAGGCTCCTCAGGGACCTCAAGCCTGTCCTCAGGAATCCGGAATTCGTGACCGACCGCAACTCGGATAAGGTGTTGTACATGATGTACCGCTCCGTGGTGGTCGATCAGACGCATTCCAAGACATTCGGGATGCACTCCGTGCGCTTTGACATTACTGTAATGGACTCATGCCTGCTGGACAAGGAGCTCAACAAGACGGTGGGGCACGTCCACCCCGAGGCCATGCCGGGGCTTTCATACCCGGAGCTGTACCAGGTCCTCCATGGGAGGGCGCTCTACCTGCTCCAGAGGCTCGAGGGCAGGGGAGGGGGCGTCTCCGATTTCCTTGTCGTCGAGGCGGGTCCAGGCGACGCCGTGCTCATACCGCCGAACTACGGGCACGTGACGGTGAACGCAGGGGAGTCCCCGCTCGTCATGGCGAACTTGGTCTCGACACGCTTCTCCTCCGACTACGGCCCCTACATCGAGCTCCGGGGCGCATCATACTATGTCCTCGAAGGGGGCGTCCTTGAGCCGAACCCTAAATATCCGGACCCGCCTAAGCCTGCCCGTTCCGACACCAAGTACCCTGTCTCCAAGGACATCTACACCGACTTCATGAGCTGCCCGAAGAGCTACTCCTTCCTGAACCATCCGGATAGGATAGGAGTCCGCTACTGCAACAGGCAATGA
- a CDS encoding TRAM domain-containing protein — protein MGYYREGARRFGGPRRGPANFGPKPVEEGKEYEVDIKEVSRRGEGIARIEGFVVFVPNTKAGDHVKIKISKISNRFATAEVVQ, from the coding sequence GTGGGATACTACCGTGAAGGCGCACGGAGATTCGGAGGTCCGAGACGCGGTCCAGCCAACTTCGGCCCCAAGCCCGTGGAAGAGGGCAAGGAGTACGAAGTGGACATCAAGGAAGTCAGCAGGCGCGGCGAGGGCATAGCTCGCATCGAGGGCTTTGTAGTGTTCGTCCCGAACACCAAGGCAGGCGACCATGTCAAGATAAAGATCTCGAAGATCTCAAACCGTTTTGCAACCGCAGAAGTCGTACAGTAA
- a CDS encoding ATP-dependent DNA ligase — MPLLYADLVEAYDRLSSTTKRLEMTDILVDFFRRCPSDVIDKAVYLTQGRLYPEFIPLELGVADRLIIRSISQAVAATESEVTSLYKKLGDLGKVAENLLARGKKQVTLQFFSGGQSKERVTVEHVYSVLDRIARSQGEGSQEEKLRLLSDLLRDASPREALYIVRTVSGAMRLGVADMTILDALSIAFTGSKEAREAIERAYNLTSDLGAIAKSLATGGLAALGQTKPSPGRPIRPMLAERLSTPEEILEKMGGRCAVEYKYDGERVQIHRGDDGTVNLFSRRLENINGHYPDVAELASRSISSKKFIVEGEIVAVDQSTGEMLPFQELMHRRRKYGVEEAMEAYPAALKLFDALYVDGRDLTLEPYPVRRGLLSEMTREGERISLATQRVVESPRALEEFFEEAISEGCEGLVAKSVDSSSVYKAGARGWLWIKYKRDYRSEMQDSVDLVAVGAYWGTGRRAGSIGTLLLAAYDPSEDMFRTVCKCSTGFSDEEIKAMRSVFEKSVIPHRHARVDSKLTPDIWLTPSKVLEIRGAEITLSPIHTCGMNSIREGSGLAIRFPRFTGKWRDEKTPEDATTVQEIVEMYRRQLKRVE; from the coding sequence ATGCCATTGCTATACGCCGACCTGGTGGAGGCCTACGACAGGCTCAGCTCCACAACAAAGCGGTTGGAGATGACGGACATCCTAGTCGACTTCTTCAGGCGCTGCCCGAGCGACGTGATCGACAAGGCAGTTTACCTCACGCAGGGTAGGCTCTACCCTGAGTTCATCCCGCTCGAGCTGGGGGTGGCTGACCGCCTGATAATCCGGAGCATATCGCAGGCAGTGGCCGCGACCGAGTCAGAAGTAACTTCGCTGTACAAGAAGCTCGGCGACCTGGGGAAGGTCGCCGAGAACCTACTCGCCAGGGGGAAGAAGCAGGTCACCCTCCAGTTCTTCTCCGGAGGGCAATCGAAGGAGAGGGTCACCGTCGAGCACGTCTACAGCGTCCTGGACCGGATAGCCAGATCCCAGGGCGAGGGGTCCCAGGAGGAGAAGCTCCGTCTCCTCTCCGACCTGCTGAGGGACGCCTCGCCGAGGGAGGCACTATACATCGTGAGGACCGTCTCGGGGGCAATGCGCCTGGGCGTTGCGGACATGACCATACTGGACGCCCTCTCGATCGCATTCACAGGCTCAAAGGAGGCTAGGGAGGCGATAGAGCGGGCGTACAACCTGACCAGCGACCTCGGCGCAATAGCCAAGTCACTCGCGACTGGGGGTCTGGCAGCCTTGGGACAAACGAAGCCATCGCCCGGGAGGCCTATAAGACCCATGCTCGCCGAGCGCCTCTCAACCCCCGAGGAGATACTGGAGAAGATGGGGGGCAGGTGCGCGGTCGAGTACAAGTACGACGGGGAGCGGGTCCAGATACACCGCGGTGATGACGGTACGGTAAACCTCTTCTCGCGGCGGCTCGAGAACATAAACGGCCACTACCCTGATGTCGCAGAACTCGCCTCGAGGAGCATCTCCTCCAAGAAATTCATAGTCGAGGGGGAGATCGTCGCGGTGGATCAGTCGACGGGCGAGATGCTCCCTTTCCAAGAGCTGATGCACCGGAGGAGGAAGTACGGCGTCGAGGAGGCAATGGAGGCGTACCCTGCGGCGCTGAAGCTCTTCGACGCCCTCTACGTCGATGGCAGGGATCTGACGCTCGAGCCCTACCCTGTGAGGCGCGGCTTGCTGAGCGAGATGACCAGGGAGGGCGAGAGGATCTCACTCGCGACCCAGAGGGTAGTCGAAAGTCCGAGGGCCCTGGAGGAGTTCTTCGAGGAGGCGATCAGCGAGGGGTGCGAGGGTCTCGTAGCGAAGTCCGTTGACAGCTCCTCCGTCTACAAAGCTGGCGCAAGGGGCTGGCTCTGGATAAAATACAAACGGGACTATAGGAGCGAGATGCAGGACTCTGTGGACCTGGTCGCGGTCGGGGCGTACTGGGGGACCGGAAGGAGGGCCGGCAGCATCGGCACACTCCTGCTCGCCGCCTACGACCCGTCGGAGGACATGTTCCGGACTGTCTGCAAGTGCAGCACAGGGTTCAGCGATGAGGAGATAAAGGCGATGCGGTCAGTATTCGAGAAGAGCGTAATACCGCACAGGCACGCGAGGGTGGACTCAAAGCTGACCCCAGACATATGGCTCACGCCCTCGAAGGTCCTCGAGATCAGGGGTGCCGAGATAACGCTCTCCCCGATCCACACCTGCGGCATGAACTCCATCCGGGAGGGATCGGGGCTCGCGATCAGGTTCCCGAGGTTCACCGGAAAGTGGAGAGACGAGAAGACCCCCGAGGATGCTACGACAGTCCAAGAGATAGTCGAGATGTACCGGCGGCAGCTCAAGAGGGTGGAGTGA
- a CDS encoding HAD family hydrolase, producing the protein MKAVVFDMDGVLVNFNIDSRRIKAEIIAYFEGMGFPRGILTPALPFSKIKDEVERYFSSKGINQDQILEMLRTAEGMAVEYEVEAARTTELLPGARETVSALKARGFRLAIFTYNNSRAVRIALERLGLDGYFDAVISRDQVENPKPSPCHLRRVLEILGVSEGEALVVGDSEMDIKPAKELGVKVAAITTGVRSEEELRAYAPDYIVNGLPEVVEIATKG; encoded by the coding sequence ATGAAGGCGGTTGTCTTCGACATGGACGGCGTGCTCGTCAATTTCAACATCGACAGCAGGAGGATAAAGGCCGAGATCATAGCGTACTTCGAGGGTATGGGCTTCCCGCGGGGCATTCTCACACCAGCGCTACCCTTCTCCAAGATCAAGGACGAGGTTGAGAGGTACTTCTCCTCGAAGGGGATTAACCAAGACCAGATCCTCGAGATGCTCAGGACGGCGGAGGGGATGGCAGTGGAGTACGAGGTTGAGGCTGCGAGGACGACAGAGCTCCTCCCGGGGGCGAGGGAGACAGTCTCTGCGCTGAAGGCGAGAGGGTTCAGGCTCGCGATCTTCACCTACAACAACTCCAGAGCAGTCAGGATTGCGCTGGAGAGGCTCGGGCTCGATGGATATTTCGACGCGGTTATTTCCAGGGACCAGGTAGAGAACCCCAAGCCGAGCCCGTGCCACCTTAGGAGGGTGCTGGAGATCCTCGGCGTATCCGAGGGCGAAGCGCTGGTCGTGGGAGATAGCGAGATGGATATCAAGCCGGCCAAGGAGCTCGGCGTCAAGGTCGCTGCGATAACCACCGGAGTCAGGTCCGAGGAGGAGCTGAGGGCGTACGCCCCGGACTACATAGTGAACGGGCTGCCGGAGGTCGTAGAGATCGCAACGAAGGGCTGA
- a CDS encoding flavin reductase family protein has product MESAGDQSKDYCEFYHRLLSPRVAALVVALRDDGRPNVMAAAWHSPVSVRPPILAVCISPARYTHSLIIKNREFTVNIPDLSMKDAVEIAGSKSGKDFDKSSLFKFTPAAKIKTPLIDGAIGAIECELSQAIDVGDHSVLFGNVVACHAKGFGEVWKGKSPLLHLGSSFYTVMK; this is encoded by the coding sequence ATGGAGTCCGCTGGGGACCAAAGCAAGGACTACTGCGAATTCTACCACCGCCTCCTCAGCCCGAGGGTAGCCGCGCTCGTGGTCGCCCTCAGGGACGACGGCAGACCGAATGTGATGGCGGCCGCCTGGCACTCCCCTGTATCAGTCAGGCCTCCCATATTGGCGGTGTGCATCTCCCCAGCAAGGTATACGCACTCGCTGATCATCAAGAACAGGGAGTTCACGGTGAACATACCAGACCTCTCGATGAAGGACGCCGTCGAGATTGCAGGCTCCAAGTCCGGCAAGGACTTTGACAAGTCGTCCCTCTTCAAGTTCACCCCGGCAGCAAAAATAAAAACGCCTTTGATTGATGGCGCCATAGGTGCCATCGAGTGCGAGCTGAGCCAGGCGATCGACGTGGGGGACCATTCGGTCCTATTCGGGAATGTAGTTGCCTGCCACGCGAAGGGGTTCGGTGAGGTCTGGAAGGGCAAGTCGCCGCTGCTCCACCTCGGCTCAAGTTTCTACACCGTGATGAAATGA
- a CDS encoding transglutaminase family protein — protein sequence MSLVAVLISLLLVQGTASVYTYSLSITLVNGGVASDCMEEYSPCQILLNQNVFKNSSGQTAVIESVTLNGADVPWELRSDPDGNPLVRIPGAGAIAPMQNATVTVRFKIAIDRSPPEVDPAMYGTIADIPQQLKEMYPLTGIWDPSGLEDPAEVFGLAESIRAGEDDVLLVLRNLILWFEEHMVYSYNNTTPQTVWETYAGLSGDCDDQANLFVLFCRIYGIPAYTAIGPIFMPGQVRSDSDHNLHFQTANVGWHGWAMVYVPTRGGGGVWMPVDLTYFEGGIPRDGHIVSTDWRQHIRGAALYWKDTAVFIEYVNYDHISEYERMRDSIINSDCLWIETHEMYPAGGIAYLQPPFMPLLLVAAASAAVLAYSLWLRRGRRGRGRVSLNKQPV from the coding sequence ATGAGCCTTGTGGCGGTCTTGATCTCGCTGCTACTCGTGCAGGGCACAGCCTCCGTCTACACCTATAGCCTATCGATCACCCTCGTGAATGGGGGGGTGGCATCCGACTGCATGGAGGAGTACAGCCCGTGCCAAATCCTCCTCAACCAGAACGTCTTCAAGAACAGCTCGGGACAGACTGCCGTGATCGAGTCGGTGACCCTCAATGGGGCCGACGTCCCTTGGGAACTCCGATCAGACCCTGACGGCAACCCCCTCGTCAGGATCCCGGGTGCCGGTGCTATAGCGCCGATGCAGAACGCCACAGTGACGGTGCGCTTCAAAATCGCTATAGACCGCAGTCCGCCCGAGGTCGATCCGGCGATGTACGGGACCATCGCTGATATCCCCCAGCAGCTGAAGGAGATGTACCCGCTCACCGGCATCTGGGATCCCTCCGGTCTTGAGGACCCTGCTGAGGTCTTCGGGCTCGCAGAATCGATCAGGGCGGGGGAGGATGATGTGCTCCTGGTTCTCCGCAACCTGATACTCTGGTTCGAGGAGCATATGGTCTACTCGTACAACAACACGACCCCGCAGACCGTCTGGGAGACCTACGCTGGTCTCAGCGGCGATTGCGACGACCAGGCAAACCTCTTCGTCCTCTTCTGCAGGATCTACGGCATACCCGCCTACACCGCGATCGGCCCGATCTTCATGCCCGGCCAGGTGCGGTCCGACTCGGACCACAACCTGCATTTCCAAACCGCGAATGTGGGGTGGCACGGCTGGGCGATGGTCTATGTGCCTACGCGAGGGGGAGGGGGCGTCTGGATGCCTGTAGACCTAACCTACTTCGAAGGGGGGATCCCCAGGGACGGGCACATCGTGAGCACGGACTGGAGGCAGCACATCCGCGGCGCGGCACTCTACTGGAAGGACACCGCTGTCTTCATCGAATACGTAAACTATGACCACATATCCGAGTACGAGCGCATGAGGGACTCGATCATCAACTCGGACTGCCTTTGGATCGAGACCCATGAAATGTACCCCGCAGGCGGCATCGCGTATCTGCAACCCCCATTTATGCCCCTCCTACTCGTGGCGGCGGCATCAGCTGCGGTGCTTGCATACTCTCTGTGGCTCCGTAGGGGGCGGCGGGGACGGGGGCGGGTCAGCCTGAACAAACAACCGGTCTAG
- a CDS encoding Lrp/AsnC family transcriptional regulator, with amino-acid sequence MVFTAYVLGVCQIGKEREVLERCLEVKNVVEGTVVFGEYDIIVKIQTQDVKELSKRVEEIRRIEGLLRSATLISI; translated from the coding sequence TTGGTTTTCACAGCCTATGTTTTGGGGGTCTGTCAGATCGGCAAGGAGAGAGAGGTTCTCGAGAGGTGCCTCGAGGTCAAGAATGTCGTGGAAGGCACGGTCGTCTTCGGGGAATATGACATAATCGTCAAGATACAGACTCAGGATGTCAAGGAGCTCAGCAAGAGGGTCGAGGAGATTAGGAGGATCGAAGGGCTGCTCAGGAGCGCGACCCTCATATCCATATAG
- a CDS encoding glycosyltransferase, with the protein MRVYLAPCGIALGHAGRCIPVAKALRSRGDDVFFSTYGEAVQFIKKASFPVGEVPPIRVFEKEDGEFDFRRTLSIGPKNLYTFALQVGAELSLIEHFKPDVVVSDSRLSTVVASRMRRIASVLILHQLRIMIPHKKPIMRKSKLKVKANVERLGLEILGSLWKMSRVIVVPDFPPPYTIAKTNVVPSNQYIKKLRLVGPVIPRQPEDLPDQDVLKRSLGFDDRPLIFAAISGTKAEKLMITRTIAEIFREFPDRYNIVLSRGLSDVPNTETKSNGGRLRIYNWVDDRYKYLKACDLLVTRGGHNTVGEAVYYGKPMVVIPTVAHSEHQGIAESVEKMGIGKKVQQYELSRETLYRAVEEVMQSESYWKNIRGAQRFARRFNAIDSIAKITLEVVGKG; encoded by the coding sequence ATGAGAGTATACCTCGCTCCTTGCGGCATCGCACTGGGACATGCCGGGAGGTGCATCCCCGTCGCAAAGGCGCTCAGGTCTAGGGGGGACGACGTCTTCTTCTCCACCTACGGCGAGGCAGTCCAGTTCATAAAGAAGGCCTCATTCCCGGTCGGAGAGGTCCCTCCGATCAGGGTCTTCGAGAAGGAGGACGGGGAATTCGACTTCCGCAGGACGCTCTCGATCGGGCCGAAAAATCTGTACACATTCGCCCTCCAGGTGGGGGCAGAGCTCTCGCTGATAGAGCACTTCAAGCCGGACGTGGTGGTCTCGGACAGCCGCCTCTCCACAGTCGTCGCGTCCAGAATGAGGAGGATAGCCTCGGTGCTGATCCTCCACCAGCTCCGGATCATGATACCCCACAAGAAGCCAATCATGCGCAAGTCAAAGCTGAAGGTGAAGGCAAACGTAGAACGCCTCGGCCTCGAGATCTTGGGTAGTCTTTGGAAGATGAGCAGGGTGATCGTCGTGCCCGACTTCCCCCCTCCTTACACCATTGCGAAGACCAATGTGGTCCCCTCAAACCAGTACATAAAGAAACTACGGCTTGTCGGCCCGGTGATACCGAGGCAGCCCGAGGACCTCCCAGATCAGGATGTGCTGAAGCGTTCCCTGGGCTTTGATGACCGGCCCCTCATATTTGCTGCAATAAGCGGGACAAAGGCCGAGAAGCTGATGATAACTAGGACGATCGCGGAGATCTTCCGGGAGTTCCCGGACCGTTACAACATCGTCCTCTCGAGGGGGCTTTCGGACGTCCCGAACACCGAGACGAAGTCGAACGGGGGGCGCCTCCGGATATACAACTGGGTCGATGACCGATACAAGTACCTCAAGGCATGCGACCTGCTCGTCACAAGGGGGGGTCACAACACCGTAGGGGAGGCGGTGTACTACGGGAAGCCGATGGTAGTGATCCCTACGGTCGCGCACTCCGAGCACCAAGGGATAGCGGAATCGGTAGAGAAGATGGGGATCGGGAAGAAGGTCCAGCAGTATGAGCTTAGCAGGGAGACGCTGTACCGCGCAGTCGAGGAGGTGATGCAGTCAGAGTCATACTGGAAGAACATCAGGGGGGCTCAGCGGTTCGCAAGGCGCTTCAATGCGATCGACTCGATTGCTAAGATCACGCTGGAAGTTGTCGGAAAAGGGTGA
- a CDS encoding TIGR00296 family protein codes for MYSIDEGRYLVRLARRAVEEYLSTGTKIMPADVPGQRLLEKSGVFVTLEKVTPRGLTLRGCIGYPVPHLPLAEATVDSAISAAFNDPRFPPVERRELDSIVFEVSILTPPVLVKVESPKDLPSSIKVGRDGLIVESGYYRGLLLPQVPVEYGWDEETFLAECCMKAGLPPDAWLSRKTLVYRFSAEIFAESSPKGEVVQKSL; via the coding sequence TTGTACTCCATCGATGAAGGAAGGTATCTTGTAAGACTGGCGAGGCGTGCGGTCGAAGAGTACCTCTCCACCGGAACTAAGATAATGCCCGCCGACGTGCCAGGTCAAAGGCTGCTCGAGAAGTCTGGCGTGTTCGTCACCCTAGAGAAGGTTACCCCGAGGGGGCTGACGCTCAGGGGCTGCATAGGATACCCCGTCCCGCACCTCCCGCTAGCAGAGGCAACGGTCGACTCGGCGATCAGCGCAGCATTCAACGACCCGAGGTTCCCTCCCGTCGAGCGGCGCGAGCTCGACTCGATAGTCTTCGAGGTCAGCATACTGACCCCCCCGGTCCTAGTCAAGGTCGAGTCTCCGAAGGATCTCCCCTCCAGCATAAAGGTCGGGAGGGATGGGCTGATCGTGGAGAGCGGCTACTACAGGGGTCTGCTCCTGCCGCAGGTCCCCGTTGAATACGGGTGGGACGAGGAGACATTCCTCGCCGAGTGCTGTATGAAGGCTGGGCTCCCTCCAGACGCCTGGCTCTCGAGGAAGACCCTCGTTTACAGGTTCAGCGCCGAGATCTTCGCAGAGTCGTCGCCCAAGGGCGAAGTCGTCCAGAAGTCCCTGTAG
- a CDS encoding Mut7-C RNAse domain-containing protein: MRFVADAMLGKLARWLRIIGYDTEYLPSAGDDDLISAAEDGGRLLLTRDSELFRRAVRRGVPAILIKSTTIAEELSEITRSLGLKLSDQTRCPLCNELLVEGGGGEGLPVRGRVWECPRCRKFYWHGTHWLKISETLEASGLR; this comes from the coding sequence TTGCGGTTCGTTGCCGATGCGATGCTCGGCAAGCTTGCAAGGTGGCTGAGGATCATCGGCTACGATACGGAGTACCTCCCCTCAGCGGGAGACGACGATCTGATATCCGCCGCCGAGGATGGCGGGCGCCTCCTCCTCACGAGGGACAGCGAGCTCTTCAGGCGGGCAGTCAGGCGGGGGGTCCCGGCCATCCTGATAAAGTCCACGACAATAGCAGAGGAGCTCTCGGAGATCACCCGCTCTCTCGGGCTGAAGCTCTCTGACCAGACCAGGTGCCCCCTCTGCAACGAGCTCCTAGTCGAGGGCGGGGGAGGGGAAGGATTGCCGGTGAGGGGCAGGGTCTGGGAGTGCCCCAGGTGCAGAAAGTTTTATTGGCACGGTACCCACTGGTTGAAGATAAGCGAAACACTTGAAGCTTCTGGCCTAAGGTGA
- a CDS encoding CBS domain-containing protein: MKLTDIVTRDAPALNKNRPLLDALNLMEKQGLESICVSDDGKIVGSLSYADILTKIGTQRLRAVSPGSLYISGFMSSFPATVSNDTSVRKAAKLMLELNADLLPMFYGEMFLGVVYRSGLVRAVQDREVGASQLMRRNFPSVRSSERAIHARKLLLDSGSTLIPVLNDDGRYLGAVTRGALLKALVDFHMYVPEKHQKARIRQLSISNVMKVDYPSIGEDSTLGEAVGKILDERCPGVVVVNGLTPIGIISTDEILAFIVNTFPEEQ; the protein is encoded by the coding sequence ATGAAACTGACCGACATCGTAACCAGGGACGCACCGGCCCTGAACAAGAACCGGCCCCTGTTGGACGCCTTGAACTTGATGGAGAAACAAGGGCTAGAGAGCATATGCGTCTCGGACGACGGCAAGATAGTCGGCTCCCTCTCCTACGCGGACATACTGACGAAGATAGGCACCCAGCGGCTGAGGGCAGTATCCCCGGGGTCTCTCTACATCTCCGGTTTCATGAGCAGCTTCCCTGCCACCGTCTCGAACGACACCTCGGTGAGGAAGGCGGCGAAACTGATGCTGGAGCTGAATGCAGACCTTCTCCCGATGTTCTATGGGGAGATGTTCTTGGGCGTCGTCTACAGATCGGGGTTGGTGAGGGCTGTACAGGATAGGGAGGTGGGTGCGTCCCAGCTCATGCGGAGGAACTTCCCGTCTGTGAGATCCAGCGAGCGCGCAATTCACGCGAGGAAGCTCCTTCTCGACAGCGGATCCACACTGATCCCGGTGCTCAACGACGACGGGCGGTACCTCGGCGCGGTGACAAGGGGGGCCCTCCTCAAGGCGCTGGTGGACTTCCACATGTACGTCCCCGAGAAGCACCAGAAGGCAAGGATAAGGCAGCTCTCGATCTCGAACGTGATGAAGGTCGACTACCCGTCGATCGGCGAGGATTCGACCCTTGGGGAGGCGGTGGGGAAGATCCTTGACGAGCGGTGCCCAGGCGTGGTCGTGGTGAACGGCCTCACGCCCATCGGTATAATCTCGACAGACGAGATCCTCGCCTTCATCGTCAACACGTTCCCAGAGGAGCAGTAG
- a CDS encoding CBS domain-containing protein: MKEVAELMKSPVVTVSKNDTVARARNLMLREMVSRLVVVEGYSPTGILTKKDLVRDLASYKMRNRELDSIMVLEIMRAPVKVIRESATVEEAAKMMVEANVRGIPVVDSTGGLVGIITKTDMASYYSQSHKGRHTVGEIARKMDQTPVVKRTHSFYRVVDMMEEYSADRVIVEEGRRPVGIITETDLSFLRPYRGSEPFIKGTGVKSEEPWPTRLYQLPTAESLMTVEPITVEADEDAAEAARMLLENGIGGMPVVNKEYELVGMITKFDFVKAIAKEVSA; the protein is encoded by the coding sequence ATGAAAGAAGTCGCTGAACTGATGAAGAGTCCTGTTGTCACAGTCTCAAAAAACGACACAGTTGCGAGGGCAAGGAACCTCATGCTTAGGGAAATGGTGAGCAGGCTGGTAGTTGTCGAAGGGTACTCCCCAACGGGGATCCTGACCAAGAAGGACCTCGTGAGGGACCTCGCAAGCTACAAGATGCGCAACAGGGAATTGGACTCAATAATGGTCCTCGAAATAATGAGGGCCCCTGTGAAGGTGATCAGGGAGAGCGCCACCGTGGAGGAGGCAGCGAAGATGATGGTCGAGGCTAACGTAAGGGGGATTCCGGTGGTCGACTCAACTGGCGGGCTGGTTGGCATAATAACCAAGACAGATATGGCTTCATACTATTCCCAGTCGCACAAGGGGAGGCATACCGTGGGGGAGATTGCGAGGAAGATGGATCAGACCCCGGTCGTGAAGAGGACGCACTCCTTCTACCGCGTGGTCGACATGATGGAGGAGTACTCTGCCGACCGGGTCATTGTCGAGGAGGGTAGGCGGCCTGTAGGGATCATAACCGAGACGGACCTGTCCTTCCTGAGACCTTACCGGGGGTCCGAGCCCTTCATCAAGGGGACTGGGGTGAAGTCCGAGGAGCCCTGGCCGACAAGGCTATACCAGCTACCCACAGCGGAGTCCTTAATGACGGTCGAGCCTATAACCGTCGAAGCGGACGAGGACGCAGCAGAGGCCGCAAGAATGCTGTTGGAGAACGGAATAGGCGGGATGCCCGTGGTCAACAAGGAATACGAGCTGGTCGGGATGATCACGAAGTTCGACTTTGTAAAGGCTATAGCAAAGGAGGTATCTGCATGA
- a CDS encoding CBS domain-containing protein, giving the protein MVGIRARVLVADVMTRDLVTLSETATAKEVATAMSGKAVGSVVITKDGHPSGIITEKDLVERVIARGRDPESTLAREIMSSPVSVIDPRADAMEAARKMAKLGIRRLVVVDKGMMVGIVTSRDILSTAPELMEVLADAAKNRIMPSKRGESLAGFCDMCEEWSESLEEVNGHFLCEVCRNETEP; this is encoded by the coding sequence ATGGTCGGCATCCGAGCTCGAGTTCTAGTCGCTGATGTGATGACAAGGGACCTCGTGACGCTCTCAGAGACCGCCACTGCGAAGGAAGTCGCTACCGCCATGAGCGGAAAAGCTGTCGGCTCAGTGGTGATCACTAAGGACGGACACCCTTCTGGCATAATCACCGAGAAGGACCTGGTGGAGCGGGTAATCGCCCGGGGGAGGGACCCGGAAAGTACCCTTGCGAGGGAGATAATGTCATCGCCTGTGTCAGTCATCGACCCAAGGGCGGATGCGATGGAGGCTGCGAGGAAGATGGCTAAGCTTGGCATACGGCGCCTCGTTGTCGTCGACAAGGGCATGATGGTGGGAATTGTGACTTCGAGGGACATCCTCTCAACGGCGCCGGAGCTGATGGAAGTGCTTGCCGATGCTGCGAAGAACAGGATCATGCCATCAAAGAGGGGGGAGAGCCTCGCCGGCTTCTGCGACATGTGCGAGGAATGGTCCGAGAGCCTCGAGGAGGTAAACGGGCACTTCCTCTGCGAGGTCTGCAGGAACGAGACCGAACCATGA